A region of the Arenibacter antarcticus genome:
AAAGACACTTTTTAGCCTTTTTTGCACATCTAGATGTGCAATTTTGATTATTTATTACACATTCGAATGTGCAAAATGGATATTATTATTATTATTATTATCCTTTTTTCATGCCCAAACCTATAGGAATTGGGTCTCAACACTTTTAAACTCCTTATCATCAATTCCAAAAGCCTCTTTATAAAACCCGTTCCAATTTTCCACATAATAATAGCCATAGATGCTTTTTTCCATATCTGAAAAATGAATTAATTGGCTCTCTATAGCGTTGGTTTTAAACAATGAGAATACAAATTTCGAGAGTATGGACTGTATTTGTTTGAGTTGTATTCTTTTTTCCAAAAATCCATTTTTGCCATTTATCAAATCAATATACAAGTCAAATACCTCTTCACCACATATCTTATAATCCACATCTGGCAAAACTTCAAAAGAGGATAAAAACCGCAAATCGCTTGTTGTAAAGATTTCTTCATTGTTATCGATTGTTTCGCCCTTTACAGCTATGGGAATTTTCATTGGAATAAAACAACCCAAATTCTCCTGTTCAATAAGCTTGAATTGTTTCTGTACTGATTCAAATTTTAACTTATTGATGTATAGAAGATAATCATTGAATCCTTTTCTATGTTCATCAAGGTTTAAACAATTTTTGTATGCGATAACCTTATCATAGAGCAAATCGAAATCTTTGCTTTCCAAAATATGTTGTTGCTCCTTTTTTGAAAGATTTCTCGTCACTTGTAAACGATAGTCCTCCCCGTAGATTAGTGCTTCTTTGTTGTAATTGAACAGAAACAGTTGGCAGTTTTCTTTGCCCACGTTACGGTTGATCCTTCCTGCCAATTGTTCATCGCTGTCCAAAAGTGATTTGTCCTTAAAACCCAGATCCATATCAATATCTACGCCTGCTTCCACCACCTGTGTTGTAATCAACAAAATTCTTTTTTTGCGATTCTCCTTTCGTTTTAAAAAGTTGATGATATGCCGTCGGCGATGTTCCAATATAGTGCCTGATAGCACAAAAACCTCTTCGAAAAAACCATCATTTATTTTTTGGATTTCGTTATAAAATTCGGTGGAAGATTTTTTAAAAATGAATTCTATGATGGTGTAAACGCTATCTTTTGGTTTTACCTGCCCATAGTCAAGTAATGAATATTTTTTGGATTCGTTGAGTAATTTTTCGGCTAATTCGGTCAAATGAATCTTTTTTTCCGCAAGTTCAAAATTGAAGGAGACCCTATCCTTAAAGTTGGTGTTTTGGAAATAATCTGTACGGGCATTTTGCAACAGATAAACAAAGTTAGCCGTATCTACTTCAATATTAAGCCGATGCAGTTTTGGCAAAGTAGCCGACATGATCACAAAACTGATGTTGTATGATTGGGCATACTTTTGAACCAAATAAATAACCTTGTCCCAATGTTGTGGGGCATATGTCTGTAATTCATCAATAACCACGACAGAATTAGCCAATCGGTGCAATATGTAATTTTGTTCTTTGGCATTTGTCTTCAAAATCTCAAAAAACTTGATGTGAGATAGCAAACTGAACGGATAGTTCAAAAACAAATGGTTGATGTAGTTTTTACGGTTTTGACCATAATCGTCATCTTCATCTTCCTCTTTTCCAAAGGCAGCTTTTGAATGTAATGCGACAATTTCGTCATCTCCCAATCCAAGGTTTTGTTTTATGCTTTTGTAGGTTTGGTCGATTAAGGTGGTAAATGGAAAAACGTAATAAACTTTGTTCAAATCAGGGTTTAGCTTCAGTAATTCCAATGTGACCAGCATAGAAATGTTCGTTTTGCCACCTCCCGTAGGTGCCTCGATATAAAATAGCTTTTCTTTATGATTCAACCGTATGTTTCGTATTGCTTCGGTCGCCATTTGCTGGCGCAGAAGGTTAAGGTTTTCGTTGCTTTTTTCGGTCGGTTTTTTCAAACTGAGAACGGCTAGCTGCTGATATGTTTTTTCGTTGAAGTTTCGTTTTGTTTCCTGTTTATCAAGCCAAACGTTTGTGCTTACTTTTACAAAAATTTCGTCGATTCGCTCTTTGCTCAATACTCCAAAATCTGTAGTGGACGATTTGTTCATATATTCGTTGGTAGCCAAATAATCCGAGGCGGTCAAAAGGGAAAAATTCAATCGTATCAATTGGTACAAATGAAATGACCTGGCGTAATCGCTAAATGCAATTCTTGGAAGTGCTTTTTCAAGCCCGAGCAAAATTCGTGATACTATTTTTGAATTACATTTTTTTTTGAAAAGAGAAAGATAAACCTCCAATTTATCTGCCAATAGATTTTCCCTGACCAATTTCGATAGAAAATCATCGTCTAAATATTTACCATGATGTTTGTAGATGGGATAAGAAAACATCAAAATATAAGACATCGCAATGACCTGTTCTTTCCCCTTGAACAAATTCAAGGCTTCATCGATTTTATGACTAAGAAAAATAAACGAACTCAAGGTGGAGTGCTGTTTTCCAATGGTATTCCCGGAATTTTCCTTACCCCGAAAAAAAGGATTGTTCATCTTTTCAGGACTCGCCTGAAAATTCTCGTTTACCTTCCCGTGGTCGTGGTAGCAAATACTGTGAACGAATACTTTCTTTAAATAGGCGGCCAGTTGAACGGAATCAACATCGTACGATGCCAAATAATCAAAAATCAAGCCGTCTATCGGCTCGTCCAGACCATGAATTTTTACCAAGGCTTCAAAATAATCTTGTACCAAGTCCAAATGCTCCGCCAACGTCTCTGATGGTTTCGACAAATCTCCGTTTGGGGTGTGTGCCAAATAGACCTCCGCATTTATTAATTGCTTAACAACACTTTCGTTTTCCTTATAATCCGCTAATATGTTCGAAATACTATCAATGAAGTTGTACATAACGATTTTCGGTTAACAGGTGGTATAGGTTTGGCAAAGTGTGGGCGTTCATTATCTCGTAATTACTAAAAACCATTTCTTCCAATTGGTATTGCATCAAGTTTAGATTAAAGCCGACGGGCAAACGCTCAAAATACATAAACGGATTTTCATCAGATTCCCATGCCCCTAGAAAATTAACTTCGGCCAATTCACTATTTTTTGTGATGTTTTGATTTTTTGCGAAAAGAGAAAGGATAGGAACACTTTCATTTTCA
Encoded here:
- the cas3 gene encoding CRISPR-associated helicase Cas3', which codes for MYNFIDSISNILADYKENESVVKQLINAEVYLAHTPNGDLSKPSETLAEHLDLVQDYFEALVKIHGLDEPIDGLIFDYLASYDVDSVQLAAYLKKVFVHSICYHDHGKVNENFQASPEKMNNPFFRGKENSGNTIGKQHSTLSSFIFLSHKIDEALNLFKGKEQVIAMSYILMFSYPIYKHHGKYLDDDFLSKLVRENLLADKLEVYLSLFKKKCNSKIVSRILLGLEKALPRIAFSDYARSFHLYQLIRLNFSLLTASDYLATNEYMNKSSTTDFGVLSKERIDEIFVKVSTNVWLDKQETKRNFNEKTYQQLAVLSLKKPTEKSNENLNLLRQQMATEAIRNIRLNHKEKLFYIEAPTGGGKTNISMLVTLELLKLNPDLNKVYYVFPFTTLIDQTYKSIKQNLGLGDDEIVALHSKAAFGKEEDEDDDYGQNRKNYINHLFLNYPFSLLSHIKFFEILKTNAKEQNYILHRLANSVVVIDELQTYAPQHWDKVIYLVQKYAQSYNISFVIMSATLPKLHRLNIEVDTANFVYLLQNARTDYFQNTNFKDRVSFNFELAEKKIHLTELAEKLLNESKKYSLLDYGQVKPKDSVYTIIEFIFKKSSTEFYNEIQKINDGFFEEVFVLSGTILEHRRRHIINFLKRKENRKKRILLITTQVVEAGVDIDMDLGFKDKSLLDSDEQLAGRINRNVGKENCQLFLFNYNKEALIYGEDYRLQVTRNLSKKEQQHILESKDFDLLYDKVIAYKNCLNLDEHRKGFNDYLLYINKLKFESVQKQFKLIEQENLGCFIPMKIPIAVKGETIDNNEEIFTTSDLRFLSSFEVLPDVDYKICGEEVFDLYIDLINGKNGFLEKRIQLKQIQSILSKFVFSLFKTNAIESQLIHFSDMEKSIYGYYYVENWNGFYKEAFGIDDKEFKSVETQFL